Part of the Mytilus trossulus isolate FHL-02 chromosome 2, PNRI_Mtr1.1.1.hap1, whole genome shotgun sequence genome is shown below.
TCTTGTCATATCTGTTGCTTTTACAAGTTCACCTTCAATACCATAAGCCTTGTATGCTATCATGCCTTCATCTTCAAAGCtgaaattattgaattttgaaatctGTAGGTTCTTTATCTGTCCATACAAAACTGGTTGTGTTTCAGATGCTACTGTCACCACGGAAATGTATGTATTTCTTATACCTCCATGACTTTCAAGAGCTTGTTTCATCTCCATACCATTGGTGATGTCATTACCTTCATTTATGAAATTCAGCATATGAAGCCTACAAGTTCCTGTCCTTGAGTCACATAGATCTTTGCCTGACTGGGCTTCACTGAAATTGTATTGCTTTACATTCAATGACAAATCATTACGAAATTTCCATAGATAAGACAGCAATGGTAAGGCATGGTAACACCCAGCATTATCAGACCTGATGTAAACATCTCTTAGGTGTGGATGAATGGACTTCAGCATTTTAAATGCACTACTGAAAATCTGAGATACTATGTGCCAACCCTGCTTTTGTTCTTCTACAATGTGTACCATTGAATATATGTCATAGTTCTTATCATCTTCATCATTGCTATCATTTTCAGATTGTTGTTTTCTGACAAGGGCACAGATCATGTGCCAACTGATACCTTGTTTCCCAAACCATTCACTCTGAGTTTCTCGGAAAGTTTGTGGAATATATTTCATGGCCCAATCAGCAATAATCAATACTTCATGTGATTGTAGGTTTTGAAGTAGGTCCTTTTTGCAGGAGTCTTGATTCACTGTTCTGATTAAATGATCCCTCCATGCCCAAATTTTTTCTGTTGATACTGAGATGTCATGTTCAAATTCCTCTTTTTCTTTTGAGTTAATGTCTGGAAAATTTGAGGTCATAAGGTTTTGAAGTTCATCTTTAATTTGGTACATCCTACTGCAAGGTTGACATGTTGTTGTGTGCACATGTTCACAACCCTTTTCTGATAATGCTAAGTGAATGCAATGTTCATTGCAATCACTTTCTGATGACAGgtgattttgaaattcattCTTTAGATGTAATTTTAAGGTGTCTAAACTTTCATTCAGATCATCTACTTTACTTGTTATCATACCATTTGTGCCAAGATTTGATACCACTTTCTTTAAAGTATCAATACTATCCATGCCATCACTAATGTAGTTGTCTAGTCCATGTAGGGATTTTAATTGTGAGGCAGCACAAGCTTTTATGATCTTGAACTGAGTTGCTCTACATGGTGGAATGATGGAGTTCTCCTTGCAGTAGTTGGTATAAGCATTGATGAGTCGTGATGCAATCATGGTTCTTATTACTTTTGGTACTTTAACAACCAAGCCTGATGACAGTTTTAGATGTCTTGATCCAAATCCAACAACTTGAAGGTAGCATGGGGAAGAAATAAATTCAATGAAATGATGGATTTTCTGTTTTGGCAAGCGTATGCGTGTTATCTTTGGTGGAGTTACATATTGTCCTGGTCCATGAGTTGCTGCATATTTTCTTGCTgcatcaattttatatatagtcAATCCTTGAATGAAGGATAACAGTTCAGATTTTGAATACTTTTCCACAATCAAAGACAAAACCTGGACTTTGGTAGTGTGATCTTCTGCCTTGTTGTAAGCTGATATGATAGTCTCAGTTAATGCATCTTTTTGCTTTGATTCTGAGGTCTTCAATTTCATGCTATGGCATACTTGTGTCATCAGTTCTAAACCTTGGGATGGAGCAATGTTTTCACACACTATTTCAAATGCTGAACGTGCTTGCCTTATATAGTACATTTTAGTAGAATACTGTAGCtcttcaaattttatagatGCTTGAGATTTAAGAGTTGGGTACTGCCCATTAGACATAACTTCCATTGCCCAGTTAAATATTTCTTTCTGTGACCTCTCATCTCTGGACCAACTTGATGTTGCTGTTGCCTGTGATATTGTCTGTGATGAAAACAAATCAggttctgaaaaataaaacgaTTTTATGAAATTCATTTCTCACACATATATTGCATCTGAAAATCATTTCTATACAAATTTCAGTTCATTTATTTATCACAACATTAACCTTGAACTTGAATGTAGTGGCCTCAAAAGCAATAGGCACtattattaaataatatgtaaatagGATAATTAAGAACCTATAGCTATCAAGCAATTATTTggttcatgttattttttttgtatattatttttaatgacaaaattgaggtcaagtttaatatgtacaatttttactttaatttgctGCTTCTTTGTGGTCCTTGATGGATagaaaaatgatttgttttcgTTTCTGTGTACGTAATAACGGTTAAACATAGCTTTATAAAGAAGTGAATCTGTGAGCTAATGCATATGCTCACTAATGATACCCCCGCTATAAGAAAagggtaaacaggaagttgttaaGTGTCGAATCTAAAAACTTATCACTGGGTAAAGcttgcaaaattttaatttaaacctTGATACCAAGTTGCAGAAAGCCTTGACatgtagtttctgagaaaaatgcaatgaaaatttataacttggctattacatgtatatatgtaaaaatttgCAAGTGTTtgataaacaggaagttgttgagtgatgaatcttaACACACATCACATGGTATAGCTTCCTTATATAAACCTTgataataaatttcagaaaggTGTGATCTggagttcctgagaaaaatgtgacgaaaatttacAACTTTGGTATTATGTGTTAAAATAGATGTATGtaagtgttcagtaaacaggaagttgttgattgatgaatctgaaaacacatcacacagtatagctcaCTCATATAAaccttgaaaccaaatttcagaaagcTGTGATCTGTACTTCCTGAGAAAATTGTGACGAAAATTTACAACTTTGCTATTatgtgttaaaatatataagtcttcggtaaacaggaagttgttgtgTGATGAATCTTAAAatgcatcacacagtatagctcacttataaatataaacctCAAAACAAAACTTCAGAAAGCTGTGATTATTGTACATCCTGAGAAAATGCGAAGAAAatttcggtaaacaggaagttgttgagtgatgcaTCTGAAAATGAAGTATAGCTCCCTCATATAAaccttgaaaccaaatttcagaaatccttgtaatgtagttcctcaaaaaaatgcaatgaaaaatatttatgggACGGAAGGACGGACGGATGGACTGACTGACAGACATAGGTATATCCCCAATTTTTTAAAGCGTGGGTATAATtatagtacatatatatattataaataagatgtggtacgagtgccagaatgtttttattggtgacaaaatggagttAAAATTTGACTAGTGACAAGAACAAATGTCACAAGAGTACACACACCAGTGTTAATAGTATTTAGCATTCTGAGAGTATAACATAGAACTGAGAATCAACTCACTGAAGGATATCCCTACATCCCATATTTAATAAACTAAATTAgttcaattatctcccttgacaAAATTCAGACAGTTTATTTCCTTCATGCCCATTCCCAGGCTGTATAATTTAACTGTGTaaagtttcatcaaaattgatcAAGCTTTTAAGTTACACTTAGACCTCTTGCCACATATTGCAATATTTAAAGAAGTGCattcaattatctcccttaaatATTTCAgaccaggattttttttttcgtgcaCATTCTCAGGTAGTGTACTGCAAATGTGTTAATATGAATTAAGCCATTATGGATGAGTTGCACATATGAGATATGTTGCCACATATTGCAATATTAAACTAAGTATGTTTAATTATTTCCCTTGAAATATTTCTGACCAGGATTATTTTCTTCATGGACATCCTCAGATTGTTTATTGCATCTGTGTAAAGTTTCATCAGTATCTATCCTTTTGTTGAGGTATTGTGCTTACATGAAATATGGACAGATAGACAGAGTACTTCCTATTTACCCTCTAAAACTTTGTATGTTgggtataataaaaacaaacctaaattgcatagttttttttaaatgaaaaagagacaaaaagtgCAATTTTAGTAAACAGATATTATACCTGAATCCATAGACATTGCAGTATCCATCATGATATCTTCAAGTTTGCCATCAGCTGCAAATTct
Proteins encoded:
- the LOC134705825 gene encoding uncharacterized protein LOC134705825 → MMTGQFNQCAFDENCKGTELFSLKECNKDTISHLRFFKCGTDMNIPESLLILNRAGLGLRLSNVIDKYICNQHRQQYGLQWKRTKRTCCHPLHDIAKSAKVARGINLTQSREIWLKLNLNIAVGSGVCRRCIESHKNELQIGTHMKEELREICSFLENATDRIDTVENVTGTIELVTGNGENEEDNNSEACSAISNTEFAADGKLEDIMMDTAMSMDSEPDLFSSQTISQATATSSWSRDERSQKEIFNWAMEVMSNGQYPTLKSQASIKFEELQYSTKMYYIRQARSAFEIVCENIAPSQGLELMTQVCHSMKLKTSESKQKDALTETIISAYNKAEDHTTKVQVLSLIVEKYSKSELLSFIQGLTIYKIDAARKYAATHGPGQYVTPPKITRIRLPKQKIHHFIEFISSPCYLQVVGFGSRHLKLSSGLVVKVPKVIRTMIASRLINAYTNYCKENSIIPPCRATQFKIIKACAASQLKSLHGLDNYISDGMDSIDTLKKVVSNLGTNGMITSKVDDLNESLDTLKLHLKNEFQNHLSSESDCNEHCIHLALSEKGCEHVHTTTCQPCSRMYQIKDELQNLMTSNFPDINSKEKEEFEHDISVSTEKIWAWRDHLIRTVNQDSCKKDLLQNLQSHEVLIIADWAMKYIPQTFRETQSEWFGKQGISWHMICALVRKQQSENDSNDEDDKNYDIYSMVHIVEEQKQGWHIVSQIFSSAFKMLKSIHPHLRDVYIRSDNAGCYHALPLLSYLWKFRNDLSLNVKQYNFSEAQSGKDLCDSRTGTCRLHMLNFINEGNDITNGMEMKQALESHGGIRNTYISVVTVASETQPVLYGQIKNLQISKFNNFSFEDEGMIAYKAYGIEGELVKATDMTRISNKLMIFDTNLTIGDPKQPEEKPASKKAIKQNSTFPCFEPDCLLVFKKEDQLITHISIGKHVFDNEKIDNISDTCKRLWYSNCQDIRFLNKALMSTVGSEQMQVQTNNNYSQAPGYALKKRKKAVRFSPKVKEYLIVLFNVGEESGKKPSPYTVSKQMRNETDLQGDRIFSPSEWLSHQQIRSFFGNLCMKKQTVDKSKDKSVKLVKIEDNQEDDEDLQNVLSSLEANEHNTILSDIVSVLTV